A portion of the Echeneis naucrates chromosome 5, fEcheNa1.1, whole genome shotgun sequence genome contains these proteins:
- the cidec gene encoding cell death activator CIDE-3 isoform X1: MSQPGVANYRAVASQQEQRTEMDYAMKSLSLLTPTSLSKCVTASMSASATMTQQLLSGRAPRPKPFRVTNADRSVKKGITADSLEDLMNKVSESLSTPCISALVLDEDGTGVDMEEFFLTLPDNTVLMVLVEGQKWTPHPRSSSRDNLSELQPVCRTDVAKLTFDLYKNNPKDFIGCLNVKATLYGVYSVSYDLRCYAAKNMLKEALRWTVFSMQVTGHILLGSSCYIEQLLEEDEQAEKGLMLPQASRIKQLQSMLLGKIAY; encoded by the exons ATGAGCCAGCCAGGTGTCGCTAATTATCGTGCAGTCGCCTCCCAGCAGGAGCAGAGGACAGAG ATGGATTATGCTATGAAGTCTCTCAGCCTTCTGACACCAACCTCCCTCTCCAA gTGTGTGACAGCCAGCATGTCTGCCAGTGCTACTATGACCCAGCAACTACTGTCGGGTCGAGCTCCTCGGCCAAAGCCCTTCAGAGTCACAAATGCTGACCGCAGTGTGAAGAAAGGAATAACTGCGGATTCACTAGAAGACTTGATGAACAag GTCAGTGAGTCTCTAAGCACACCATGCATCAGTGCGTTGGTGCTGGATGAAGATGGCACAGGTGTGGACATGGAGGAGTTCTTCCTGACGCTCCCTGATAACACTGTCCTTATGGTCCTGGTGGAAGGACAGAAGTGGACCCCACATCCA AGAAGCTCCTCCAGGGATAATCTCAGTGAGCTGCAGCCTGTATGCCGGACAGATGTGGCCAAGCTCACCTTTGACCTGTACAAGAACAACCCAAAGGATTTCATTGGCTGCTTGAACGTTAAGGCGACGCTGTATGGTGTTTATTCTGTGTCCTATGACCTGCGTTGTTACGCTGCCAAAAATATGTTGAA GGAAGCTCTGCGATGGACCGTCTTCTCCATGCAGGTTACAGGCCACATCCTGCTGGGCTCCTCCTGTTATATTGAGCAGCTGCTAGAGGAGGATGAGCAAGCGGAAAAGGGCCTTATGTTGCCACAGGCAAGCAGGATCAAGCAGCTGCAGAGCATGCTGCTGGGAAAGATCGCCTACTAA
- the LOC115043872 gene encoding G-protein coupled receptor 22-like, with amino-acid sequence METDSYTFGLDTTDWVGTVAGLEGGGAPQEQGGGASSSSPVSWYVPYSLGFQVSLTAFLMLELVLGFSSNLTVLVLYCSQSNLVDSVSNMVTVNLHVLDVVLCVLCLPLTLVVVLLPPGPNLALLCCFHEACVTFASIATAINILVISLDRYDISVRPANRLLTTRRAALLLFAVWVTSIAVFFIPFLEEQWPSREGSEEKGQVAPFSLSSYGISTTVVPPWRNRTLLCIGGQGYNTGQGMYYHLILQIPIFFTTVAVMLFTYSRILRALNIRIGSHMKKNQRFKGPPWSKHPKKQKKKKAGLRMRDGREVGGEQCPIDSTKQLSHPPLISSPSPTPTATSPPALSSTAPLVISDTNAATPVPASMGVQASVSAIIALRRAVRRHRDRRERQRRVFRMSLIIITTFLVCWAPLSVANVLILGIGPTDGLISLRLWFQALAYGTTVSHPLLYAFTRQKLRRALRAKVKKRVVSLLQVDPSPGGTVIHNSWVENRKTSRQVRLEASEGTDRCLAEAL; translated from the coding sequence ATGGAGACTGACAGCTACACCTTCGGCCTGGACACAACTGACTGGGTTGGGACAGTAGCCGGCCTGGAAGGCGGGGGAGCCCCTCAGGAGCAGGGAGGAGGGGCCTCGTCCAGCAGCCCTGTGTCATGGTACGTGCCATACTCACTGGGCTTCCAGGTATCGCTCACAGCCTTCCTCATGCTCGAGCTGGTGCTGGGTTTCAGCAGCAACCTGACAGTGCTGGTGCTCTACTGCTCTCAGTCCAATTTAGTGGATTCAGTGAGCAATATGGTGACTGTCAATTTGCACGTGCTGGACGTGGTGTTGTGTGTGCTATGTCTGCCTCTCACTCTGGTGGTCGTACTGCTGCCACCAGGACCAAACCTGGCTCTGCTCTGTTGCTTCCATGAAGCCTGCGTCACCTTTGCCAGCATCGCCACAGCCATCAACATCCTGGTTATCAGTCTAGACCGATATGACATTTCAGTGCGGCCAGCCAACAGACTGCTAACAACACGCAGGGCAGCGTTGCTCCTCTTTGCCGTTTGGGTCACTTCcatagctgttttttttatcccattCTTAGAGGAGCAGTGGCCCAGTCGAGAAGGATCAGAGGAAAAAGGGCAGGTGGCAcccttttctctgtcctcaTATGGCATCAGTACCACAGTGGTGCCACCGTGGCGAAACAGGACGTTGCTCTGTATTGGTGGACAGGGCTATAACACAGGGCAGGGTATGTATTACCATCTTATCCTGCAGATACCCATCTTCTTCACCACTGTGGCAGTGATGCTGTTCACCTACTCCAGAATACTGAGAGCTTTAAACATCCGAATTGGTTCCCACATGAAGAAGAACCAGCGGTTCAAGGGTCCCCCCTGGAGCAAGCACCctaagaaacagaaaaaaaagaaagcagggcTCCGAATGCGTGATGGTAGGGAGGTAGGAGGGGAACAGTGCCCCATTGACAGCACCAAACAGCTCAGCCACCCTCCACTGATCTCTTCCCCCTCCCCTACCCCCACAGCTACCTCCCCCCCTGCCTTGTCCTCAACTGCCCCTCTGGTCATCTCTGACACTAATGCGGCCACCCCCGTGCCTGCAAGCATGGGTGTTCAGGCCTCTGTGTCAGCCATCATTGCCTTGCGCAGAGCGGTGCGGCGACATAGGGATAGGAGAGAGCGGCAGAGGCGAGTGTTCAGGATgtccctcatcatcatcaccaccttCCTGGTTTGTTGGGCACCACTCTCTGTGGCCAACGTGCTAATCCTTGGTATTGGCCCCACCGATGGCCTGATCAGCCTGCGCCTCTGGTTCCAAGCCCTCGCTTATGGCACCACTGTCTCCCACCCTCTGCTCTATGCTTTCACCCGTCAGAAGCTTCGTCGCGCTCTGCGTGCCAAGGTTAAAAAAAGAGTGGTGTCCCTACTCCAAGTAGACCCTTCACCAGGGGGCACTGTCATACACAACTCTTgggtggaaaacagaaaaaccagcCGGCAGGTGCGGCTGGAAGCAAGTGAAGGTACTGACCGCTGCCTGGCAGAGGCCCTGTGA
- the cidec gene encoding cell death activator CIDE-3 isoform X2: protein MDYAMKSLSLLTPTSLSKCVTASMSASATMTQQLLSGRAPRPKPFRVTNADRSVKKGITADSLEDLMNKVSESLSTPCISALVLDEDGTGVDMEEFFLTLPDNTVLMVLVEGQKWTPHPRSSSRDNLSELQPVCRTDVAKLTFDLYKNNPKDFIGCLNVKATLYGVYSVSYDLRCYAAKNMLKEALRWTVFSMQVTGHILLGSSCYIEQLLEEDEQAEKGLMLPQASRIKQLQSMLLGKIAY, encoded by the exons ATGGATTATGCTATGAAGTCTCTCAGCCTTCTGACACCAACCTCCCTCTCCAA gTGTGTGACAGCCAGCATGTCTGCCAGTGCTACTATGACCCAGCAACTACTGTCGGGTCGAGCTCCTCGGCCAAAGCCCTTCAGAGTCACAAATGCTGACCGCAGTGTGAAGAAAGGAATAACTGCGGATTCACTAGAAGACTTGATGAACAag GTCAGTGAGTCTCTAAGCACACCATGCATCAGTGCGTTGGTGCTGGATGAAGATGGCACAGGTGTGGACATGGAGGAGTTCTTCCTGACGCTCCCTGATAACACTGTCCTTATGGTCCTGGTGGAAGGACAGAAGTGGACCCCACATCCA AGAAGCTCCTCCAGGGATAATCTCAGTGAGCTGCAGCCTGTATGCCGGACAGATGTGGCCAAGCTCACCTTTGACCTGTACAAGAACAACCCAAAGGATTTCATTGGCTGCTTGAACGTTAAGGCGACGCTGTATGGTGTTTATTCTGTGTCCTATGACCTGCGTTGTTACGCTGCCAAAAATATGTTGAA GGAAGCTCTGCGATGGACCGTCTTCTCCATGCAGGTTACAGGCCACATCCTGCTGGGCTCCTCCTGTTATATTGAGCAGCTGCTAGAGGAGGATGAGCAAGCGGAAAAGGGCCTTATGTTGCCACAGGCAAGCAGGATCAAGCAGCTGCAGAGCATGCTGCTGGGAAAGATCGCCTACTAA